TGGCGGCAGCGCCGCCGGCAATGGTATGCAAGGTGGGTGTTTCCACTTCCAGAAAACCCTGCTCGTCCAAGTACCGGCGAATGGCTTTAATGGCCCGGCTCCTGGCAATAAAATCATTGCGCACATCCGGGTTCACAATCAAGTCCACATAGCGCTGCCGGTAACGCAGTTCGATGTCTTTCAAGCCGTGCCATTTCTCCGGCAGCGGGTGTAAGGATTTGGCCAGCAGCACCAGTTCTTCCGTGGAAACGGTGATTTCTCCCATCCTGGTCTTAAACACCGTGCCCTTGACACCGATGATATCGCCGATATCCAGTTTGGCAAAGAGCTCATAGGCGGCCTCGCCCACATCGTTTAAGCGGACGTAAATCTGGATTTGCCCGGTCACATCCTGGATGTGAGCAAAACTGGCCTTGCCGTGCATCCTCTTGGTCATAATCCTGCCGGCCACGGACACGGGTTGCCCTTCCATGGAATCAAAATTATCCAAGATGTCTTGCGCATGATGGGTCTGGTCAAATCTACCTCCGAAGGGTTCGATGCCCATTTCTCTCAAATCAACCAGTTTTTGGCGGCGAACCTGTAAGACTTCACTAAGTTCGTGTTCCAAAATCCCTATCCCTCCCGGTATATGGTATTGTTTGTGCCACCACGCAAAAATGCAAAAGCGCTGGTCATCCAGCGCTAGTTCAAGTAAAATTACTTACTGATTTTTAATACTTGATATTTCACTTTTCCGGCTGGAACTTCCACCTCAACCACATCCCCGGTCTTGGCCCCAAGTATGGCCTTTCCTACCGGAGATACATTCGATATTTTCAGCGCCGTGGGATCCGCCTCCATGGACCCGACAAGCACAAATTCCATTTCATTTCCAGAATCTATATCTTTCAAAAGAACTCTGGAACCTAAGGACACTACATCCGTTGCTACTTCTGCGTCATCCAGCACCCGAGCGTTGCGGAGCTTTTTCTCCAAGGTCAGGATCCTGCCTTCAATGAATGCTTGTTCGTTCTTGGCATCCTCGTATTCAGAGTTCTCACTGATATCACCAAACTCAATGGCCTGTTTGATTCGTTCCGCCACTTCCCTTCGCCTGACGGTTTTCAGTGTTTCTAACTCCTCTTCCAACCTCCGCAAACCTTCCGGTGTGAGAATAACTTCATTGTTTTCAGCCATCCTGGTTTCCAGCTCCTTTGAATTGCCGATAATAATCAGAACTCCATGGTTGGAGTTGCAAAACCATTACTAAAAAACCCTTAAGTAATACTAACAAGCACCGCGAACCTTTACAGTTTCGACAGTGCTTGTTATTGACTTAAGGACATTGTCTACTGTGCCTATTATATATACGCCTCTACCGGTTGTCAAGTAGTTTTCCTAGGCGTGCCGCCGTTCCCCTCTTTTTTCCCGGGCCCGTCTCTTAATGGTCTGGATGGTTTCCTCCGTCACGGGCCTTTCAAAACTGCGAAATCCCGCCAACCGGAAACCGTGCTTCCTCGCCAGGCGCCCCGTTTCCTCCACTTGCTCCAACGTGAGCTCCCGGCCGAGGGTATAATCCTCAAAGCGCCCCTCCAAGGCCAGCATCATGGTTTCCGCCATGCAGGCCAATCCGATGCCCGGCGGGTAGCCGAAGTCCAAACCGAAATCCACCTGGCCCGGCATTTCCACCAGGCCCCCTTCAATGACCAGCACATCGTCCCTCACTTTCGCCACTTGCACCGACACATCCCGCGGCCGGGCCACATCGCAGACAACGGCGCCGGGTTTCAAATCCTCCGGGTGGATCACAGCGTCCGCCGCGGAAGTAACGGCAATGATAATATCTGCCCGGCGTACCGCTTTTTTTACCTCCTTGGTTACCCGGCACACCAAACCCGTTTCCTGGAGGATTTTTTCCGCCAGGTTTTCCAACTTGCTCTCGTTGCGGGCCACCAGGGTGAGATACCTGCACTCCCGGGCCATCATCCTGGCGGCAATAGCTCCAATGGCGCCGGTGGCACCCAGCACCACCACTTCCGCCGTCGCCAAGTCAATCTCCATGACTTCCGCCGCTTTCTGCACCCCTTCGATGGCGGTATAAACGGTATAGCTGTTGCCGGTGGTCACCGGAATGTCCAAGGCTTTGGCCACGGTGATGCCCGCATCGCCCACGACCGCGGTCATAGCACCCAACCCCAGGATCTTAGCCCCGAGTTTTTCGGCCAGCCGGCCGGCCCGGATGATCTTGTTGAGGACCACTTGGGTGGGCAAGGTCAGCATCTGCTCGGAGGTGAGGACACACCCGACAAACCAACCTTCCGCTTCCCCGTAGGGCGATTTCAGCCCGGTAATGCGGGAAGCGGTAACAGGCGGCGCGTATTTAATCACCGATTGCAGGAGCCTTTTCGGCACCTTGCCGGCGAAGGGAAATTTGCGGCTGACATCAGCCAGTTCTAACGGATGTATCATAAAGGCAAAGCTGTTCGTAGTTGCCAATACCCGTTTCCTCCTTCTGTGTCACTGCAAGTATTGAATCCTAGGCTTCAAATCGATTTTCTCCAGTAATTCTTCGTAGTCTTTGGGAGTAATCTCCCTGGGATCTTTATTGCTGAGGGCGATGAGCAATCCTTCCATTACATTGGTGCCGAAGGAACGACCGTTGAGCTCCGGCGTGGTGGTAATCAACAGTTCAATGCCCCTTTCTTTCAGCATCGCCACGTCGTCACTGGTAACGGTGTTGGTGATCACGGTCTTGCCCGGCAGTTTGGCCGGCAGGAATTTCTTGACGTAGTGAAAATCACCGGCGATCACATCGGCCTCATAATAATAACGGCTGTATTTCGGCTTGATCTCTTCCTGCTTTTCCCCCACGGGATAGAGATATTTGAAGGGCAGCTGCACAATAATGGGAGCCAACAGGCGCGCAATGCGGTCCAAGGCTTTGAGAGACTTCAGCGGAATAGGCAGCCCCAGCACAAATACCAGGTCCCCATAGGTCACATCAGCCCCGGCGGCCGCAAAGCTTTCCGCCATGCCAAACCGGTCCATGGCGCAGACCATCAGCACTTTTTTCCTGGTAAAATCAATCACCTGCTGTTCCGCCAGGTACCTGATCACCTTGCGCTCCAATGTATTCTTCAGGCCGCTGCCGTCCACAATAGGGGTCTTTTTGGCAGCTCTCGCAATGTCCGCCGCTTCCCGGATGAGATAGCGTCGATTACCGGCCTGAACATACAGGTCCGTGCCACCCAGGCCAAAAGCTGCCACTTGTCCGTCCAATTCCTTAATTAATTCAATGGCTTTTTGCTTGTTGCCGTCGGTCCCAATCCGTTCGATCAAGACTTTTTCCCCCAGGATCTCCGTTTCTACTTTGGAATTGCGCTTTGAGGAACCCAAACTGACGCTGACTATTCTTTTCATGCCATCCGCCTCCTAAGCCTTCACATTGGACAAGTTATCCATCAGCTTTTGTAAAGCTTGAGGGTCAACGTAAACGTCTTCCGTAATCGGGGACTCGCCGATCACCAGGCCGATGACTTCCCGGTCCAGCATGGCTTCCGAAACCCGGATCCGGTAGCGGGAACCGAGGACCACCACCACATCGTACTCCCGGACCTCACCCACGATTTTGAAAACTTCCGCCAAAAGCTTCTGCCCATCTTTGTCCCGGACGAACTGCTGCCGTTCCTCCTCGGTCCAAATGAGCTGGTAATCCACCCCGGCCTCCTGCAGGATCCGGGAGACCTCTTCCTTGTTTTTGATGGGAAAACCCACCACCGCCACCCTGGATCCCTTCCGCACTTCTCCCAGGCTTTCCAAACGGGAGATGAAACTCCGGTCCAGTTTCAACCGTTGGGCCGCTTCCTGCTGGGAATAGCCCTCCATGCGCAGCCGCAGGATCTTTTCCACCATAACCTGGATTTTATGGATACTGATCAGCTTGTCGCCTATCCGGTAGAATTCCATGGGCTCACCCCCCGCATATCCTTGTGCACAAAAATGTGCAAACCCTACACGGCAGTATTTTAGCAGATTCTTGCTGGCCATGCAAATAAAAAAAACGGCATTTCTGCCGTTCCAGACTGTACATATCAGGGTGTTCGGTGTTAATCGCAGGGCTGCATGAAAACAAGATCAAAAAAGCGAGAGAGCCCCTAAAGATGGGCAGTCACCAGCAGTCGAGCTTCGAGCCGTGTTTTCGCAGCGCCTAGGCATGGACCGGAAGGACAACACGCAAACTTGACGACTGGCGGCTGAAGTCTGACGACGGCCATTGCCCTCATCCCCAATTTGGGCTCCCTGCATCCCAAACTTAACACCGGTGGCCCCAATTGTATTCTCTCAACAAACCGGAGTGACACTCCTGCCGTCTCAGCCTTAATCCAACTGCCACCTGGCGATTATCTCCTTGACTTCGGCCACGGTCTTGGCGGAAAAAACCTCCTCCCTCATGCGGGCGGCGCCCCGCATGCCTTTTATATACCAGGCCAGGTGTTTCCGCATCTCCCGGACCCCGACCACTTCTCCTTTAAAGGAGACTACGAGTTCTAAATGCCTGAGGGCCATGTCCATTCTTTCTCTTGGTGAAGGCTCGGGCCGCAGCACCCCTTGTTCCAGGTAGGCAATGGTCCGGGAAAAAATCCAGGGATTGCCCAAAGCACCCCGGCCGATCATAATGGCGGTACAACCGGTTTCCTCCAACATCCTGGCCCCGTCTGCCGGGGTCCAAATGTCCCCGTTGCCGATGACCGGCACATGAACCGCCGCCGCTACCTGCCTGATAATGTCCCAATCGGCCTTTCCGCTGTAAAACTGGTCCCGGGTACGGCCGTGGACGGTGACGGCCTGCGCCCCGGCATCCACCATAGCTTTGGCAAAATCCACCGCGTTGATGGTATTGCGGCACCAACCGGCCCGGATCTTGACCGTTACCGGCACTTTAACCTTCTTGGCTACCGCCACCACAATCCGCCCGGCTAAAGAAGGGTTCTGCATCAAAGCAGAACCCTCGCCGTTCTTCACGACTTTAGGAACGGGGCAACCCATGTTAATATCGATCATGCTGGCTCCAGCTGCTTCGGCCATGACGGCTCCTTCCGCTACCACTTCCGGCTCAGCGCCAAATAGCTGCACGGCCAGGGGCTTTTCCTCCCCGGCCAGGTCCAGCATTTCCATGGTTCTCTCGTTTCGATACACCAACCCCTTGGCGCTGACCATCTCAGTATAGACCAGGCCGCAACCCTGCTCTTTGGCCAGAATCCGGAATGCTTTATCTGTCACTCCCGCCATGGGCGCGGCAAAGACCCGGTTGGGGATCACCACATGACCTATTCTCACCGGCTACAGCTCCTTGTTCATTTCATAGATGAGGCGTAGTCCTTCCAAAGTAAGGAACGGGTCCACTTGATCCACGATGCCCTCCTGGGCAAACAGGAAAGCAAAGCCGCCGGTAGCCACCACCTTGACTACACCCGGGATTTCTTTTTTCATCCGGTTGATAATGCCTTCCACCTGCCCGTAGAGGCCGTAAATAATGCCTGACTGCATGCAGTTGACGGTGTTTTTGCCAATGACCGAAGGCGGCTTGACCAGCTCTACCCGGGGCAGCTTGGCGGCATAGCTGAACAAAGCATCGGTAGAAATGCCCACCCCCGGGGCAATAGCCCCGCCCAGGTATTCGCCTTTCGCGGAGATCACATCAAAAGTCGTAGCCGTTCCCAGGTCCACCACAATCACCGGTCCCCCGTACTTGTGAAAAGCCGCCACCCCATTGACGATGCGGTCCGCCCCTACTTCTTTGGGATTGTCAAACCGGATGGGCATCCCCGTCTTGATACCCGGGCCCACCACTAAAGGCTTCACACCAAAGCAGTGGTTGGACATTTCGATCATGGAAGCGGTCAACGGGGGAACCACGGATGATAAGGCCACCGCGTCGATCTGGGCCATATCTTGCTGCTGGACAGCAAACAGCTGCCTTAACAGAACCCCGTATTCATCGGCGGTTTTGCGGCGGTCGGTGGAAACCCGCCAGTGGCAGATTTGTTTCGCCCGGGCGTAGACGCCCAGAGTAATGTGGGTATTGCCTACATCGATTGCCAGTAACAAGATTTCACCTTCTTTAATATCTTTCCCCTCGCGCCGCCGTTCAAGCAGCCAGGTTCAGCTGTCTTTCGCCGGCACGCCGACGGCGAACCGGGCCGCCGCCAAAGCCTTTACCAGTACCACCACCAGGACTGCGGCTACCACCACTTCCGGGGTCCCATGCAGCAGGGCCACGGCTCCGGCGGACTGCCAAGTGGGGAAATAACCTCTTAAATAGGCCAGCCCCAGGACACCGATGGTATTGGTCAAGGTACCGGCTACGGCCGCAGCCGCCGAACCGATGACCAGGTTCTTTCTGAGGGGCCTGTATACATAATAAGCTACAATACCAATCAAGACACGGGGCACAATTGCAATCACGGGATCGGCGAACATCGCCGCTCCGCCCCGCAAAAAGCTGTAAATCCCAAACACCAGACCGATGAAAGCACCTACCACCGGCCCTTCCAGAATGGCACCGATAATGGCCGGAATATGCATAATAGTCGCGTGCCCTGCCGGAGTCGGGACGGGGATAAACCCCAGCGGGGTTGAACCTAACATTAACGCTACGGAAGCCAAGATACCCGCAATGACAATCTGTCGGGTTCTGATCCTCATGGTAAATCCTCCTCATCTTTTTGTTAATGTTACCTCACCGCTTTGAAAGGTCCTGAGTTCCCCATGCTCGCCCTGTACCATCAAGGCCCCGTTCTTATCCAGGTCAACGGCACGGCCTTGGAACACGGTGGTGCCTAAGTCAACGGACACCCACTCGCCCAAAGTGACGTTCCATTCCTTCCAAGCCTTGATGATCGGCGCCAAACCGTGCTGCAGGTAGACGTCGTACAACTTTTCCAGGGCCCGAAGGTACGCAGCCAACAATTCGACGCGAGAAACGGAATGCCCTAAAACGGCTTTGACGGAAATAGCCCTGTCCCGGCATTCCGGCGGAAAATCGGCGGGATCAGTGTTGACATTGATGCCGGTACCGATCACCAGGTAGTGGATACGGTCCATTTCTCCCTTCATTTCCGTTAGAATCCCGCAGACTTTTCTGCCGGCCAGCAGCACGTCGTTAGGCCATTTAATCCCCGCCCTCAGTCCCGTCACCTGTCCAACGGCCCGGGCTACAGCCACGGCAGCCAGGAGGGTGAAACCCGGCGCCTGCTCCGGTCTCAACACCGGGCGCAGCAGCAGGGAGGCATAGATGCCGGCCTGTGGGGGGGAAAACCAGGCACGGCCCAACCTGCCCTTGCCTTCAGTCTGGTGTTCCGCTACCACCAGTGTTCCCTCCGGCGCACCCTCATCAGCCAGCTGCTTGACTTGATCATTGGTGGAGGGCAGCGACGGAGCATACACGATCCGGGTTACCAAGGAATTGCCGGCCAAGGCATGCTCCAGCTCCGCCGGCAGCAGCCGGTCGGGAACCCCTTGCAAAATATAACCTGTGCCCGGCTGGGAAATAATGTCGTATCCCTCGTCCCGCAGCGCCTGGATATGCTTCCACACCGCCGTCCGGGAGACACCCAACCGGTGGGACAACTCCTCCCCGGAAACGGGCTCTCCCAGCCGGCCCCTCAATAACGCCAGTACTTTTCCCTTCATGCCTGTTTCCCCCTTAGCAAGGACACCTAGCTCCTGACCAGGGCTTGACCGGCTAGCACCCCGGTAGGTTGTCCTTCCTTGACGGCCACCTGACCGTTTACCAGCACGTAATGCATTCCCTGGGCCAGGATATTGGGATTGCCCCGGGTGGCACAATCGGTAACGGTGCCGGCATCAAAAACGGCAATATCCGCTTTCATGCCCGGTGCCAGCAAGCCCCGCTCTTTCAGTCCTAACCTGGCCGCAGGCATGGAGGTCATTTTCTTAACGGCCGTCTCCAGCGAAATCACCTGTTCCTCCCTGACATAACGGCGCAAAACCCGGGGATAATTGCCGTAGGCCCTGGGATGAATCGCTTGACCGCTCCGGCTCAGGCCCGAATCGCTGCCCACCATCACCAGGGGATGAGCCAGGGCCAAGCACAGGTCCACTTCCGAGATGGACACCCGGTCGCTGTCCAGGTCCCAGCTGGAAAAAGTGTAACCGTAAACATCACCGGTAATATCCAGCCCGCTTTGGGCGGCTCCCTCCACCAGGGCCAGAATTTGCGTCATTTTTCCCCAATTCTTTTCGTTGAGGGCTTTCACATGGGAATACTCCACCGGTACCCCGGCACGCATCCCTATTTCGATGGCTTCCTCCAAGGCCTCTAGGACCCGGTCACTCTCATTGCGGATATGGACGGAGAAAAAACCGCCGCAATCCTTCAATACCTCGCACAAAGCAATCATTTCTTCCGCGGTGGCCTGGCTTTGCGGCCAGTACTCCAGCGCTGCCGAAAGGCCGAAAGCCCCATCAGCCAGTTCTTGGGCCAGGGCCTGCTGCATCTGTTCCAATTGGGCGCCGGTGGTTTTCCCTTGACCCACATACCGGTTACGCAGGTTCTTATAACCCGCAAGGATTCCGACGTTTATTCCCGCTGCTTCAATACCTGCCAGGTACTCCTTGACGGAATCCACCGAAGTGCCGCAGTTGCCCACGATCTGGCTGGTCACACCTTGCAGCAGGATCATTTCCCCGGTCCCGCCTTGGCGGTGATAATCCTCGGTATGGGTGTGCAGGTCAATGAAGCCGGGGGCGACCACCAACCCCGTCACATCGATGACCTCAGCTCCAGGCCCTGCCGGAAAATCACCTACGGCCACTATATACTCTCCTTTGACGCCGACGCTGCCTGCAAAGGCACGGCTGCCGGTGCCGTCGACAACGATGCCGTTTTGCAGCACCAAATCACAGTCAATGGGTTCCGGTTCCTCCGGTTCCGGGGGCAGCGGCTCCTGCAATTCCTCCCCCCCGGTTTCCCCGGGGCGTTCTTCTTCCCTGTCACGGCTCAACCACCCGGCGACCCGGCCCGGATTCAGGAGAGCCCATGCTGAAAATCCTGCCGCTCCGATGAGAAATGCTCTTCTGCCGATATGCTTCATGTCGAATCACTCCAGTATTTGTCTATACCGGAATAATTCGACGCCGTTTGAGGATTTCCTTGCCTGGCAAAAAAAGCCTTCCGCCATTACCAGACGGAAGGCACAGCATCACCTGTTATCTACCTCCTCCGTCTCGGTCTCTCACAATCCAAGCGGAATCATCCTAAAGGCTGCCATCAAAGCGGGTATGGTTCCCAGGGGATACCATCAATGCCATTGTAACCAACTCGTTAGTCATTGGCAATAAAAAATTACTTGATCAAAGGTTGTCCGGCGTCCACCGGGCCTGGGAACCCGGGTGAGGGCAGGCCTTTAAGCACCGCCGGGTGCGATGGGCCGGCAGCCGCGGGAGACGGAGCTCGTGGCCCTACGGTGAACACCGGTAGCGGGCGCCAGCCGGTCCAAAAGCAGAAGCACTCCCATGGAGGAGTGCTTCTAAAAGGCATTGGTATTTTTTAGAACAAGCCGGTAATCTTGCCGTTTTCATCAATATCAATGCTGTAAGCAGCAGGTTTCTTCGGCAGGCCGGGCATGGTCATAATGGCTCCGGTAATGGCAACTAGGAAGCCGGCACCGGCAGACAAACGCACTTCGCGTACGGTGATGTTGAAGCCGGTCGGGCGACCCAGTTTGGTGGGATCATCGGACAAGGAATATTGGGTCTTGGCCATAACCACCGGCAGCTTGCCGTAGCCCATTTCTTCGTAACGGGCGATTTCTTTCAAAGCGCTGTCCGTGTAGTTGACGCCGTCGGCACCGTACACTTCTTTCGCGATGGTTTCGATCTTTTCTTTCACCGGAGCATCCAGGTCATAGAGCACTTTGAAGTTGGAAGGCTTCTTCTCGATGGTATCCAGGACTTTCTGAGCCAGTTCCTTACCGCCTTCGCCGCCCTTGGCCCATACCTCGGAGATAGCCACTTCAGCACCGGCGTTGCGGCAAAGTTCAAAGAGGGTATCCAGCTCGGCTTGAGTATCGGTCGGGAACACGTTAATGGCCACTACCGCAGGTACGCCGAACTTGCCGACGTTTTCAATGTGTTTCTCCAGGTTGGCAAAGCCCTTGCGCAGCGCTTCAATGTTTTCGGTGGCCAGTTCCGACTTGGGCACGCCGCCATGCATCTTGAGGGCGCGAACCGTAGCCACGATCACGGCAGCATCGGGCTTCAGACCGCCGTAACGGCACTTCACGTCGAAGAATTTCTCGGCACCCAGGTCGGCACCGAAGCCGGCTTCCGTGACCACATAGTCGGCGAGCTTCAGGGCGGTCTTGGTGGCCATGATGCTGTTGCAGCCGTGGGCGATGTTGGCGAAAGGACCGCCATGGACGAAAGCCGGGGTGTTTTCTAAGGTCTGCACCAGGTTCGGCTTAATGGCGTCTTTCATCACCACGGTCATGGAGCCCTGGGCCTGCAGATCCGCCGCCGTTACCGGTTTGCCGTCATAGGTGTAAGCCACCACCATGCGGCTGAATCTTTCTTTCAGGTCGGTGAGGCTGTTGGCCAAGCACAGGATGGCCATGACTTCGGAAGCCACGGTGATGTCGAAGCCGCTTTCCCGCGGTACACCGTTAGCCTTGCCGCCTAAACCCACGATGACGTTCCGCAATGCTCTCTCATTGAGGTCCATCACCCGGCGCAGCACCACTTGCCGCGAGTCAATGCCCAGTTCATTGCCTTGATGGAGATGATTATCCAGTAATGCCGCCAGCAGGTTGTGGGCGGTCGTAATCGCGTGAAGGTCACCGGTAAAGTGCAAGTTAATATCTTCCATGGGCACTACTTGAGCGTAACCGCCGCCGGCAGCCCCACCTTTCACACCGAAGCTGGGTCCCAGGGAGGGCTCTCTCAAGCAGACCATGACCTTCTTGCCCAACTTGGCCAGGCCGTCGGTCAAACCTACGCTGGTGGTGGTTTTTCCTTCTCCGGCCGGGGTAGGTGTGATCGCAGTCACCAGGATGAGCTTTCCGTCAGGTTTGTCAGCCAGGCGCTTGTAAACATCCAGGGATACTTTGGCTTTGTACTTGCCGTAAAGCTCAATTTCGTCCTCCTGAATACCGAGCTGCGCCGCGATTTCCGCTACCGGCTTCATTTTTGCCTGCTGGGCAATTTCAATGTCGGAAGGAATTTTGGACACTCAGACCACTCCTTTTAATATAATGATTTATTTACTTTTTACTTTCACAACCCACCATAATGCTGGCCAAGATGCTTCCAAACAATTCTATTTTCTAGACAAACAGGAAAAATCCTTCTTAATATTTGGCAAATATATTAAATTCCACTATATTTATCATACGTTAGTATTACCTTTGCCCCCGCATCTAATGCAAAAAAGCAAAACCTCAGGGAGTTCCTGAGGCTTTGGGGTTTACTCGTACTGCCATTTTTCCATTTCTTTGTCGTAAGTCAAGATTTCCTGGGGCGTAAAATAGATCTGCATTTCCCGCTGGGCGCTGGCCACGGAATCAGCCCCGTGGATGACATTGCGCCCGATATCCAAGCCATAATCTCCCCGGATCGTGCCCGGCAGCGCCTCCTGCGGATTGGTGGCGCCCATTAACTGCCTGATACCCTTGACGGCATTTTTCCCTTCCCAAACCATGGCGACTACGGGCCCGGAAGTAATATACTCTACCAATCCCGGGAAAAAGGGCTTTTCCACGTGCTCCTGGTAGTGGACCCGGGCATGCTCTTCCGTCAGCTGCATTAACTTCATCGCCACCAGTTTGTAACCTTTCTTCTCGAGACGGGAAATGATTTCGCCGACCAGGTTTCTTTGGACCCCATCAGGTTTGATCATGACAAAAGTTCTTTCCATCCATCTCTTCCCCTCTTCAGTTTTCAAATTTGATCAATCCTTGCTATGGTTGAAACGCAATACCGGCTCCGGACCGCCGATATTGGTATTCTCCCGCTTTTCCGGCTTCACCGCTTCGGCACCGGAACTCTCCGTTACTTCCGGAGCAGTCTCCTGCTGGGTGACTAAGGGTTTTCCTTCGATTAAGGCGGTGAACTCTTCCGCCGTCAGGGTTTCCTTTTCCATGAGAGTCTTGGCCACCAGGTGCAGCTTGTCAAGATGGGTGGTTAGGACATTCCTGGCCCGCTCGTAGCATTCATCCATGATGCGCCGGGCTTCCTTATCGATGGCAAAGGCCACCGCTTCACTGTAATTCCGGTCGCGGGCGATATCCCGGCCCAGGAACACTTGCTCTTGTTTCCGCCCAAAGGTCAGGGGACCTAGC
The Clostridia bacterium genome window above contains:
- the ndk gene encoding nucleoside-diphosphate kinase gives rise to the protein MERTFVMIKPDGVQRNLVGEIISRLEKKGYKLVAMKLMQLTEEHARVHYQEHVEKPFFPGLVEYITSGPVVAMVWEGKNAVKGIRQLMGATNPQEALPGTIRGDYGLDIGRNVIHGADSVASAQREMQIYFTPQEILTYDKEMEKWQYE